The Lemur catta isolate mLemCat1 chromosome 17, mLemCat1.pri, whole genome shotgun sequence genome segment GCATCGCTGTGCACTCATTCATTATGCAGCAAACGTTAAGTGGTTTCAACATAAATATAGGGCACTGACACTGTCTTCTTCATTTTGCAGGTCAGTCATCATGGTGCGCCTTGGCTCCTGGATGCTGGTTCTCTTTGTGGTCACATGGAGTGACGTGGGCCTCTGCAAGAAGCGACCGAAGCCTGGAGGAGGCTGGAACACCGGAGGGAGCCGATACCCGGGGCAGGGCAGCCCTGGAGGCAACCGCTACCCACCCCAGGGCGGCGGCTGGGGGCAGCCTCACGGCGGTGGCTGGGGACAGCCCCATGGTGGTGGCTGGGGACAACCCCACGGGGGTGGCTGGGGACAGCCTCATGGTGGTGGCTGGGGTCAAGGAGGTGGCTCCCACGGTCAGTGGAACAAGCCCAGTAAGCCAAAAACCAACATGAAGCATGTGGCAGGTGCCGCTGCGGCTGGGGCAGTGGTGGGGGGCCTTGGTGGCTACATGCTGGGGAGTGCCATGAGCAGGCCCCTCATACATTTTGGCAATGACTATGAGGACCGTTACTATCGCGAAAACATGTACCGTTACCCCAACCAAGTGTACTACAAACCGGTGGATCAGTACAGCAGCCAGAACAACTTCGTGCACGACTGCGTCAATATCACCATCAAGCAGCACAcggtcaccaccaccaccaaagggGAGAACTTCACCGAGACCGACGTCAAGATGATGGAGCGTGTGGTGGAGCAGATGTGTGTCACCCAGTACCAGAGGGAGTACGAGGCTGCCTACCAGAGAGGCTCGAGCATGGTCCTGTTTTCATCC includes the following:
- the LOC123622563 gene encoding major prion protein, with the protein product MVRLGSWMLVLFVVTWSDVGLCKKRPKPGGGWNTGGSRYPGQGSPGGNRYPPQGGGWGQPHGGGWGQPHGGGWGQPHGGGWGQPHGGGWGQGGGSHGQWNKPSKPKTNMKHVAGAAAAGAVVGGLGGYMLGSAMSRPLIHFGNDYEDRYYRENMYRYPNQVYYKPVDQYSSQNNFVHDCVNITIKQHTVTTTTKGENFTETDVKMMERVVEQMCVTQYQREYEAAYQRGSSMVLFSSPPVILLISFLIFLIVG